TCAGCAATAAGGAGGAAAAATGAAAAAATATAAAATTGAAAAATATCATTGGCGCAATGTTTTTTTCTTCAGCCTTAGTCCTGTGTTTGCAATCGTTGGGCTTGTTCTCTATTTCGTGCACTTTGGCAGTCCGCCATGGCAAACTTGGCTTTTGTTTGGCATCTACATTTGTATCACCAGTCTTTCCATTACGGCAGGATATCACCGCGCGCTTTCGCATAAATCCTACGATATTGCTCTTTTGCCAAAATTATTTTTTCTGCTGTTTGGAGCTGCGAGTTACCAAAGCTCTGCTTTGTGGTGGAGTGCTGAGCATCGCCTTCATCATCGTTACGAAGATACCGACAAAGATCCATACGGTATCAACAAAGGTTTTTGGTATGCGCATATTGGATGGCTTTTAGAAAAACGTGAAGATGCAAGTTGTGATGTGGTTAAAGATCTTGCGAAAGATAAATGGGTAATGTGGCAGCATAAGTTTATTTGGGTTGTTTCGTTTTTCTCCGGCTTTATTTTGCCAACGCTTATTGCGTTTACCTGGGGCGATCCTCTAGGAGGCTTGTTGTTTGCGGGTCTCACGCGGATGGTGATTAACCATCATGCAACGTTTTGCATCAATTCGCTTTGCCATTTTGTGGGAAAGCAATCTTTTTCGGATGAAATTACAGCAAAAGATTCATGGATCAGTGCGCTTATTACGTTTGGAGAAGGGTATCACAATTTTCATCACAAGTTTCAATACGATTATCGCAACGCTATTCGTGCCTATCAGTGGGACCCTACGAAGTGGCTCATCAACATCATGGCGTGGTGTGGCTTGGCGAAAAATTTGAAAAAAGTGGATGAGAAAAAAATTCTGGAAGCCAGCATTCAAGCAGATGAAGTGTATTTTTTAGATCGTGTAAAAGCTTATTCTCACACTGTTCATGAGCGAGCAGAAAAAATGTTGCATGAATCAAAGTGCAGGCTTTGCCAAGCTCAAGAAAAGTTGGTTACACTGAAACAAGAATATGCAGAGTTGAAACGAAATTACAAAGAGCTTAAAGAAAAACAGTTTCTTCATGCCAAGGTAAAACTTCAAGAAATGAAAAAAGAAATGAAGCTAGCTCAAAAAGAATTTAAAGAAGCTCTTTTACATTGGCGAGATCTTGTAAACGCAACGCCGGTTGTGCTCGAATCTTGACGTGCTGCTCCGTTTTCATAAGAATGCTTTCATGTGCGGAAGAAATGTGAAAAAACTAAGCTTCTTTCTCCTCTTGATAAGTGCATTTTCGTTTTTTCTTTCGGAGCCTCTTTTTGCTGAAAGTAAAATTTCTCCCCAATTCAAAAATCGACATTACAAAGATTTGGAATGGAATATTTTTCCCGTTCCCATTTTTAAAACTTCCCCTTCAGAAGGTGAAACCTATGGCGTGTTGCCCGTTGTGTTTGGCACCGATCCCGAGGGAAATTTAAAGTCTTTTGTTGCTCTCGCAGGAATGTACAACGAGGTGACGGGTTTTGATGGTTTTGTGGCAGCTTACGTTTATCCCGATAAAGATACAGCGTTTGATGTGTTTGCCGAAATTGCAGAACATTTTTCAAAAGAATTAACCGTTCACTTTCAACGCGGGCCAAAACGAAAGGGCGCTTTTGTTTTGGAAAATGAGCTTGGTTACATTCAATATCCCTTCGAACGTTTTTATGGTTTTGGTCCTTACTCTTTGCAGGCTAATGAAAGTAATTTTGTTTCTGAAAAATTTACGGCTCAAGCCTTGCTAGGGTATCATCTTACGCGCGACATCGTCTTTGCCTATCAAGCACAATTTGAAGGATGGAAAATCCAGCAAAAAGCGCTTGGTTCATTACCAGACACCTTGCAACTTTTTCCAAACGATGCCGAAGTAAGAAACTCATCACATCTTTTGAATACTTTTTTGTTTACTTACGACACTCACGAAGATCCGGTTTTTCCTGAGCATGGCGAAAAACTTTCGCTAGAATATTTGTTTGCGCACAAGAGATTTGGAAGTGATTCTTCTTTTCATGGCTATGATTTGAATTCCAAGATAACAAGGTCAGTACAGAATGGAAAATACACGACGGTTCTTGGATTTAAGTTTTCTCAACGCTTTGGAAAAACAATTCCGTTTTATCTGCAAAGTCAGCTTGGTGGTTTTGAAACCTTACGCGCTTTTGTAGAAAGACGATTTGTTGCGAGAAATCGATTTACTTTTGATCTTGAGGAACGCATTGAGTTGGCAAGTTGGAATATCATGGCAACAAATGTGGAAATATCGCTCGATCCCTTCTTTTCGATTGGGCAAGTGTTTGACACATTTTCTCAAGTTGAAACAAGTGCTCTTCAGCCCGTCGGCGGCATAGGCCTTCGTATCAAGGCCAAGCCGTCAGTGGTGGGAAGATTAGACATTGGTTATGGAAGAGAAGGGGTGGCTGCCAGTGCGACGATTGATTATCCTTTTTAGTACCCTGTGTTTTTTTGCATCACATTTTTTTTCTTTTGTGCAAGCTGAAGAAAAAAGCACAACGCTTTTTCTCGCTTTAGATGGTGTTTCGTTTTCCCTTATCAAAGAGATGAAAGCGGAAGGAAAATTTTCTTCGTTCTCGGATCCATCACTTATTATTTCTCCGTTCCCCTCCACTACCACTTCAGGTTTTACGGGATTGCTAAAACCATATGGTGTGAGCAAAGCCTCTGGGTATGATGAACGTTCTTTTGATTATACTGCTAACAAAGTAGAAGGAAATTTGCTTTCGGCGTATCAAAAATCGCCAGCCAATTATCTTACGTTTTTCGATTACAACCGGCATAGTTTTTTTTCACAGTTTATTATGTATGCCATTCCTGGTTTCAGTGTGAAGCGTGACATAGAACGAATACCAAACATTCTTTTTTCAGAGCCAGAGCGCGATCAGTTTGTGGTGTATATTGGTGGCACTGATGGTGCTGCTCATATTTTGGGAAAGCGGCGAGTAAAATCGATTCTTTCAATGGTAGATAAATATTTGCAAAGGCTGCAACGAAGATACAAAAAGAAAACCGGAAAACATTTGGAGTTTGTTCTTTTTTCTGATCATGGGTTTGACTTCAAACCACTTAAAGCTATTTCAACTTCCAAAATTAAACATCATTTGGAAAAACATCAGTTTAAATTGAGTGAGCACCTTTTAAGTGAAAATGATGTTGTCTTGGTTCATTGGGGAAACATTAGTGGTGCAAGTTTTTATACAAAACCAGATAAAGTGGGAACCATTTCTGAAGTGCTTTCTCGTATTTCGGGTGTAGATATAGTGAGCTACAAAAAAGGGAATGACATTTTCTTCCTTCGCTTTGATGGACGGCAAATGCAGAAGGCTCAAGTGCGTGCGGATGGTGATTATTTTTCTTATGTTCCTCTTTTGGGAGATCCTCTTTCATATCAAAGTGTCTATACCGAATTGAAAAAGAGTGGAAAGTTGCGTGCGGATGGTTTTGCGCATTGGAAGCATATTGCAAACGCTACTTTCTCTCACCAATATCCTTCTGCACAAAAAAGAGTACACGATGCATTTTTCAAACTGGTTGATAATCCAGCAACTATTTTATGCTCTACAAAACAAGAGTTTGAATTTGGCGACAGTGTTACCAGGCTCACAGCAAAGTTGCATGGAGGATTAAAGGGAACGCATGGTGGACTTTTTTGGGATGCAAGTAATGCCTTTGTCATGACTACCGATGCTTCAATTCAATTGCCCGATGCAGCTTTATATCCCACGGCGTTAACAGCATTTGCCAAAGACATTGAAGAGCAACTTGAGTATCAACAAGAGAAACTGAGAGAAGAAAAGAAACAAGAAGAATTAATGGTGGAAGAAAAAAAACAAAAAAATTACGGAAGCGCAGTTACACATTAAACAGAAAATGCATGATGTCGCCGTCTTTTACGCGGTATTCTTTTCCTTCGGTGCGCATGAGTCCCATTTCTTTCACTTTTTGCTCACTGCCAGCTTTGACGAGGTCGGTGTAGTGATACACTTCAGCTCTGATGAAGCCTTTTTCAAAGTCACTGTGAATAGCGCCTGCAGCTTGTGGGGCCGTTGCTGTTTTCGATACCGTCCAGGCGCGAGTTTCTTTTACGCCGGCGGTGAAATAGGTTTGGAGATTGAGAAGATCATACCCGGTTTTGATGAGGCGGTGTAAACCCGATTCTTCAAGGTCTAAACTTGCAAGAAATTCCTTTTTATCTTCTTCGCTCAGTTCGGTGAGTTCTTGTTCGATACTTGCACACACAGAAACTGTTTTGGAACCTTCAGCTTCGGCAAAGGCTTGTACTTCCTTGATGGTAGCGGAAGGATTGTTGATGTCGTTTTCTCCCACATTCAAGACATACATCACAGGTTTGCCTGTAAGCAGTTGAAAACTTTTCAAGATGAGAGCTTCGTCTTCACTTTTAAGCTCAACTGTTCGTGCAGCTTTTCCGGCGCTGAGCAAAGGTTCAATTCTTTCCAGAAGTGCAATTTCAGCCAAGGTTTGTTTGTCGGCTCCCTTTGCTTTTTTCTTGATGCGATAAAGGCGATTGGTCACATTTTCAAAATCAGCAAGCGTCAGTTCGAGTGAAATGACTTCGATGTCGCGCAAAGGATTCACTTCGCCGTAAGTATGCACCACGTCTGCATTGGAGAAGCAGCGCACAACATGGGCGATGGCATCCACTTCGCGAATATTGCCCAAGAATTTATTTCCAAGCCCTTCGCCTTTATGGGCTCCTTCTACTAAACCTGCAATATCCACAAATTCTACCGTGGTAGGGATGATGGTTTTGGTTTTTACAATTTCAGCGATGACATTCAATCTTTCATCCGGCACAGGAACAATACCTTTGTGGTGATCGATGGTACAAAAAGGATAGTTGGCAGAAGGCACGCCGGCCTTTGTCATTGCATTGAACAAGGTTGATTTTCCAACATTGGGAAGCCCAACAATACCGCAGTTAAAACCCACAACTACCTCCTAAAAAAAGCGCCCTCATAAAGAGAGCGCAGCATATAAACGAAAAAAAGGAGACTGCAAACATTTTTCACCTTCGGCTTCGTAAGATGAGATAAATCAAATTGAGCACCGCGGTGGCGGCAGCTGCAACATAGGTGAGGGCTGCAGCGTTTAAAACAGCCGCAACACCATCGGCTTCCGCTTGATGAACAAGGCCTAGCTCGGAGAGTAGTTTTTTGGCACGCTTGCTGGCATCAAATTCCACAGGAACGGTAATCAGCTGGAAGACCACAACAACCGCAAAGAAAATAATCCCAATTTTAATAAAACTAAGGGAATTTAAAACAAAGCCGATCAAGATAAGCCAATATGAAAAGTTACTTCCAAGCTGAGCCGCGGGAGCAATGGTGTTGCGAAATTCAAGCAGCTTGTAGCCTTGGGCATGTTGAATGGCATGGCCAACTTCGTGTGCTGCTATTCCGTAAGCCGCAACAGACCGCGCGCCATACACTTGCGGAGAGAGGCGAACTGTTTTTGTTTTGGGATCGTAGTGATCATCTAAGCCTTCGCCATCGCCACCAAAGAAGCTTTTTTTCCCGGTTGGTTCAAGGTCACAGCGAATGCCAGCATAATCCATAATACGTTTCGCCACTTCTGCACCTGTAAGCCCTCCGTGGGCTGGAACTTGCTTGTATTTTTTAAAGGCACTTTTTACTTTGGATGAGGCAAACAAAGACAAGGCCAGTGAAACCAGCATCACGATGAGGTATGAGGGATCGATATAAAACATATTGTGTGCTCCTTTGTTTGTAGTGGGAAGCCATATGGAGGCTCTTCTCAAAAAGTCTATTCGTGATTTAATATAATAGACAAAGAGTGCAAGAGGCCAATGTGGAGCTGTATTTCTCTTCTGCCTAGGGAGATACTCCGCTTGCACAATTTGGGGATATAGACTACGAGGGCCGTGACTTTGTATCTTTGAACTAAAAACCAGTAACTAGTAACTGCTTTTAACATGGCAAATGAACTGATTATCAACGTTACCCTTGGCGAAACCCGTGTGGCTCGTTTGGAAAATGGCGTGGTGACCGAGCTTTTTATAGAGCGCGTTCATCAAGGCCACCTTGTAGGCAATATCTACAAGGGAAAAGTGGTGCGCGTGCTTCCCGGCATGCAGGCTGCGTTTGTGGACATCGGTCTGGAGCGGACGGCTTTTGTGCATGCTCATGATTTGATCAGCGAAGACAACATGGATGACAAAGGCCGCAAAGACCTTGATGACGATATCGACCCTCGAAAAAAGAAAAAAACGAAAGTGTATTCCTCTATTGATAAGCTGCTGAAAGAGGGAAATGAAATTTTGGTTCAAGTAGAAAAAGAACCAATCGGCACCAAAGGCGCCCGCATTACCTGCCATATCAGTCTTCCCGGCCGATACCTTGTCTACATGCCAAGTGTAAAACACTACGGAGCTTCGCGAAGAATAGAAGATGCCGAAGAGCGAACGCGGCTAAAGAACATCATCAAAAAATGTAGCAAAGATCACGTTGGTGGATTTATTGCTCGCACCGTTTGCGAAGGAGCAAGTGAAGCCGAAATTCAAGCTGACATTGAATACTTAACAAAGCTATGGGCAGAGATTGAAGTGTCGGCAACAAAAGTAAAAAGTCCATCACTTGTTCGCTCTGAACTTGGCGTGCTCGATAGAGTTGCTAGAGATCACTTTACTCCCGATATTGACCGCGTCGTTTTGGATTCGGAAGTGGCGCTCAATACCATTGAAGCTTTTATTTCGCAGTATATGCCAGACGCCAAAAGTGCATTGGAATTATATAGCGGAAGCGAACCTGTGTTCGATGCTTTTGGCATTGAGATTGAGATCACCAGAGCGCTTGGCCAAAAAGTTTGGCTGAAAAGTGGTGGCTATGTCATCATCGAGCAAACGGAAGCGCTTACGGCTATCGATGTAAACACTGGCCGTTTTGTGGGCAAGCGTGATGTGGAAGACACTATCGTGAAAACCAATCTGGAAGCGGTGAAGGAGATTGTCTATCAACTTCGTCTTCGCGATATTGGCGGAATTATTATTCTCGATTTC
Above is a window of Deltaproteobacteria bacterium CG11_big_fil_rev_8_21_14_0_20_42_23 DNA encoding:
- a CDS encoding fatty acid desaturase codes for the protein MKKYKIEKYHWRNVFFFSLSPVFAIVGLVLYFVHFGSPPWQTWLLFGIYICITSLSITAGYHRALSHKSYDIALLPKLFFLLFGAASYQSSALWWSAEHRLHHRYEDTDKDPYGINKGFWYAHIGWLLEKREDASCDVVKDLAKDKWVMWQHKFIWVVSFFSGFILPTLIAFTWGDPLGGLLFAGLTRMVINHHATFCINSLCHFVGKQSFSDEITAKDSWISALITFGEGYHNFHHKFQYDYRNAIRAYQWDPTKWLINIMAWCGLAKNLKKVDEKKILEASIQADEVYFLDRVKAYSHTVHERAEKMLHESKCRLCQAQEKLVTLKQEYAELKRNYKELKEKQFLHAKVKLQEMKKEMKLAQKEFKEALLHWRDLVNATPVVLES
- a CDS encoding redox-regulated ATPase YchF, whose translation is MGFNCGIVGLPNVGKSTLFNAMTKAGVPSANYPFCTIDHHKGIVPVPDERLNVIAEIVKTKTIIPTTVEFVDIAGLVEGAHKGEGLGNKFLGNIREVDAIAHVVRCFSNADVVHTYGEVNPLRDIEVISLELTLADFENVTNRLYRIKKKAKGADKQTLAEIALLERIEPLLSAGKAARTVELKSEDEALILKSFQLLTGKPVMYVLNVGENDINNPSATIKEVQAFAEAEGSKTVSVCASIEQELTELSEEDKKEFLASLDLEESGLHRLIKTGYDLLNLQTYFTAGVKETRAWTVSKTATAPQAAGAIHSDFEKGFIRAEVYHYTDLVKAGSEQKVKEMGLMRTEGKEYRVKDGDIMHFLFNV
- a CDS encoding Rne/Rng family ribonuclease (involved in the processing of the 5'end of 16S rRNA), with product MANELIINVTLGETRVARLENGVVTELFIERVHQGHLVGNIYKGKVVRVLPGMQAAFVDIGLERTAFVHAHDLISEDNMDDKGRKDLDDDIDPRKKKKTKVYSSIDKLLKEGNEILVQVEKEPIGTKGARITCHISLPGRYLVYMPSVKHYGASRRIEDAEERTRLKNIIKKCSKDHVGGFIARTVCEGASEAEIQADIEYLTKLWAEIEVSATKVKSPSLVRSELGVLDRVARDHFTPDIDRVVLDSEVALNTIEAFISQYMPDAKSALELYSGSEPVFDAFGIEIEITRALGQKVWLKSGGYVIIEQTEALTAIDVNTGRFVGKRDVEDTIVKTNLEAVKEIVYQLRLRDIGGIIILDFIDMQREANRQKVYHALKEALSQDKARTSVTKISELGLVEMTRKRTREDLRRQLTNPCTYCEGKGYLKSAATLCYEIFREIRREVDHIAGKQIVVICHPKVAQALYDDEREQLDDLEKRIGRRISISGMIDYHFEQFDVEGK